The following coding sequences lie in one Sedimentibacter sp. MB35-C1 genomic window:
- a CDS encoding LCP family protein — translation MKQFFKVFIFSLIIFSLVASAGIFTYLKYLSPEEIAEAAPSDNDIDEEETDDEFKTPLERAIHESNKINVLLVGLEGSRSDTIMLASYDRKTKKASLISIPRDTYYYREGYAKYDELQKINAIYGTEDDGIKALVKAVEDLTGIPIDNYATIKYSGLRAAVDALGGVEFDVPFHMRYTDPYDDPPLDINVPAGNQIIYGDDAMELLRFRKTNYPGYHGYPNGDLGRVQTQQAFIKAAAKKAMSLKLASVISAVYPHIKTDFTLTEMLGLVKDAIGFSADNMETMTLPGTDKIMGKLSFYLADGEKIIQEVYKLYDINLSATNDDENATELN, via the coding sequence ATGAAACAATTTTTTAAGGTATTTATATTTTCTCTGATAATATTCTCCCTGGTTGCTTCGGCAGGGATTTTCACATATTTAAAATATTTATCACCGGAGGAAATTGCGGAGGCGGCTCCAAGTGATAATGATATAGATGAAGAAGAGACAGATGATGAATTTAAAACTCCTTTAGAACGAGCTATACATGAAAGCAATAAAATCAATGTTCTCCTGGTGGGACTGGAAGGATCAAGATCAGATACAATCATGCTTGCCAGCTATGACAGGAAAACAAAAAAAGCAAGTTTGATATCCATTCCCAGAGACACATATTATTACAGGGAAGGGTACGCAAAGTATGATGAACTTCAAAAGATCAATGCGATATACGGCACGGAGGATGACGGCATAAAAGCTCTTGTAAAAGCAGTTGAGGACTTGACAGGTATTCCTATTGACAACTATGCCACAATCAAGTATTCAGGGCTAAGAGCAGCAGTAGATGCATTGGGAGGAGTAGAGTTTGATGTTCCTTTTCATATGAGATACACTGACCCATATGATGATCCTCCGTTGGATATAAATGTACCTGCCGGCAATCAGATAATATATGGTGATGATGCCATGGAACTGCTAAGGTTTAGAAAGACAAATTACCCCGGATATCATGGATACCCAAATGGAGATTTGGGCAGAGTTCAGACACAGCAGGCATTTATAAAGGCTGCGGCTAAAAAAGCTATGAGTCTTAAGCTTGCAAGCGTCATAAGTGCGGTATATCCGCACATAAAAACAGATTTTACGCTAACTGAAATGCTTGGTCTTGTTAAAGATGCCATAGGGTTTTCTGCCGATAACATGGAGACTATGACATTACCCGGTACAGACAAAATTATGGGTAAGTTATCATTTTATCTGGCAGATGGTGAAAAAATAATACAAGAAGTATATAAACTATATGATATAAATTTATCTGCAACCAATGATGATGAAAATGCAACGGAATTAAATTAA
- a CDS encoding LCP family protein: protein MIKHFLKVFFASAFLISFILSVTSLGYIFFVDKDVVIGTIKLPESNLPEKLKFYESSTYDYNTTLGIAAKDKKRFNILVVGLEGLRTDTIMVASYDMESKTAELVSVPRDTYLPRNADDSPDLKKINALYSREGIEALVKSIEDLLGIPLEKYVLVDYDAVISCVDLLGGVEVDVPFHMVYSDPYDDPPLYIDIPEGIQVLDGKQSLNFLRYRKGYANQDLGRIEAQQQFIKSAMKKAMGLKLPALIKEAYSNIDTNVNITDVLGLANDMVGFSTDNINVRTLPGEETTLEGLSFYIPDESGIAEMMDGIYGIADVEMQN from the coding sequence ATGATAAAACATTTTTTGAAAGTTTTTTTTGCATCAGCCTTTTTAATATCATTTATTTTAAGTGTTACTTCGTTAGGATATATTTTTTTTGTAGACAAAGATGTTGTTATAGGTACAATTAAGCTGCCGGAATCAAATCTGCCGGAAAAACTGAAATTTTATGAATCCAGCACATATGATTATAACACGACGTTAGGAATAGCTGCGAAAGATAAGAAAAGATTCAATATTTTGGTTGTGGGACTTGAAGGCCTAAGAACAGATACAATAATGGTGGCAAGCTATGATATGGAAAGTAAAACTGCCGAGTTGGTGTCTGTTCCGAGAGATACATATCTTCCAAGAAATGCGGATGACAGCCCGGATTTAAAAAAGATTAACGCTCTGTACTCACGTGAAGGAATTGAAGCCCTGGTAAAATCCATAGAAGATCTTTTGGGAATTCCTCTTGAAAAGTATGTCTTGGTAGATTATGATGCTGTTATTTCATGTGTCGATTTATTAGGTGGTGTTGAGGTAGATGTTCCGTTCCATATGGTTTATTCTGATCCCTATGATGATCCACCGTTGTACATAGATATTCCGGAAGGAATTCAGGTATTGGACGGAAAGCAGTCACTGAACTTCTTAAGGTATAGAAAGGGATATGCAAATCAAGATTTGGGAAGAATAGAAGCTCAGCAGCAGTTCATAAAATCTGCTATGAAAAAAGCAATGGGGCTTAAGCTTCCGGCATTGATAAAAGAAGCATATTCAAATATAGATACAAACGTAAATATAACTGATGTATTGGGCTTGGCCAATGATATGGTGGGCTTTTCCACAGATAATATTAATGTTAGAACTCTACCGGGAGAAGAAACAACGCTGGAAGGCTTATCTTTTTACATACCCGATGAAAGCGGTATTGCTGAAATGATGGATGGAATATACGGTATCGCAGATGTTGAAATGCAGAATTAG
- the rlmD gene encoding 23S rRNA (uracil(1939)-C(5))-methyltransferase RlmD, with translation MLQTGKIIEAEIIDLNYMALGVAKIDNFVVFVHGAVPGDILRIKITEVKKNYAIGEIIEIIKQSDYRVSPVCPHYEQCGGCQLMHMDYGEQLKFKKSRVINELRRAGIDFNDAEVHDTIGMDSPFRYRNKTAFSVKEKAGEIIIGPYEQGTYNIVNIDSCLIQSSEADEAIALFKKLMIKHNIKAYDKKTGKGTIKNVLIRNNRKNELMFIIVTASENFKFGEAFIKELTGENPNIKTVVQNINSKNTNLVMGRKNLVLYGDGTINDKIDDLNFTISPETFFQVNPAQTEKLYNTAIKYANLQEDEVCFDIYCGIGTISLMAARHAKKVYGIEIVEQSIVNAKENAIKNNITNTEFYAGKAEKTVPKLYRQNIKADTVIVDPPRKGCEQEVISTITSMSPRKIVYVSCNPSTLARDIKLLEAGGYKLKEVQPVDMFPWSVHVESIILMTYCGSKSKK, from the coding sequence ATGCTGCAAACAGGAAAAATAATTGAAGCTGAAATAATAGATTTGAATTACATGGCTCTAGGTGTTGCCAAAATAGATAACTTTGTGGTGTTTGTTCATGGAGCAGTTCCCGGAGATATATTGCGCATAAAAATAACAGAAGTCAAAAAAAACTATGCTATTGGAGAAATAATCGAAATTATAAAGCAGTCTGATTACAGAGTAAGCCCTGTCTGTCCTCACTATGAGCAGTGCGGGGGATGCCAGCTTATGCACATGGATTACGGCGAGCAGCTTAAATTCAAAAAATCTCGGGTAATAAACGAATTAAGAAGAGCAGGGATCGATTTTAATGATGCTGAAGTGCATGATACAATAGGAATGGATAGCCCTTTCAGGTACAGAAACAAAACTGCATTTTCAGTTAAAGAAAAAGCAGGTGAAATAATTATAGGGCCATACGAGCAGGGCACATACAATATAGTTAATATAGACAGCTGCCTTATTCAGAGCAGTGAAGCTGATGAAGCAATTGCACTGTTTAAGAAACTTATGATAAAGCACAATATAAAAGCTTATGACAAAAAAACAGGAAAGGGAACAATAAAAAATGTTTTAATAAGGAATAACAGAAAAAATGAGCTCATGTTCATAATAGTGACCGCATCAGAAAATTTCAAATTCGGCGAAGCCTTTATTAAGGAATTGACAGGAGAAAATCCTAACATCAAAACTGTTGTACAAAACATCAACAGCAAAAACACAAACTTAGTTATGGGAAGAAAAAACCTTGTTCTATACGGTGACGGAACCATTAATGATAAAATAGACGACTTGAATTTTACCATATCGCCGGAAACATTTTTTCAAGTTAACCCTGCGCAAACAGAAAAACTGTATAATACGGCAATTAAGTACGCAAATCTTCAAGAAGATGAAGTCTGTTTTGACATCTACTGCGGAATAGGAACCATATCATTGATGGCAGCTAGGCATGCAAAAAAAGTCTACGGGATAGAAATAGTTGAGCAGTCAATCGTAAATGCAAAAGAAAATGCCATTAAAAACAATATAACAAACACAGAATTCTATGCAGGCAAAGCAGAAAAAACAGTTCCAAAACTGTACAGACAAAACATAAAAGCCGACACAGTAATTGTAGATCCGCCAAGAAAAGGCTGTGAGCAAGAGGTTATAAGCACAATAACAAGCATGTCTCCAAGAAAAATAGTATACGTATCCTGCAATCCGTCTACACTGGCAAGAGATATCAAGCTGTTGGAAGCAGGAGGATACAAGCTGAAAGAAGTCCAGCCGGTAGACATGTTCCCGTGGTCGGTGCATGTTGAGAGTATAATTCTGATGACGTATTGTGGTTCGAAGAGTAAAAAGTAG
- the rbsK gene encoding ribokinase, giving the protein MGKVVVVGSINVDMVFTSDIRPKAGETVLGNTFSLIPGGKGANQAVAASKLCADSFMVGCVGADTNGSFAVDNLKSANVNTDCIQAVNDIPTGVANIIVAEGDNSIIVIPGANYKVDREIINKYKDVILSADIVLLQLEIPLEAVEYTLDICTKNNVKVLLNPAPAVELSSSMIENASYITPNEHELKIIMGKNTDVEEEIKRYPNKLIVTLGSKGVKYYDGSEMKLIPSNKVDVVDTTGAGDTFCGALAAALVNGSDLEEAIIFANKAAAYSITKLGAQSGMPTLEQLESGNIVK; this is encoded by the coding sequence ATGGGTAAGGTAGTAGTAGTTGGTTCAATAAACGTTGATATGGTGTTTACTTCTGACATAAGGCCAAAGGCAGGTGAGACTGTTTTGGGAAACACATTCTCCCTGATACCGGGCGGAAAGGGAGCAAATCAAGCAGTGGCTGCATCAAAGTTGTGTGCGGATAGTTTCATGGTAGGTTGCGTGGGAGCAGATACAAACGGCAGCTTTGCGGTTGATAATTTAAAATCTGCAAATGTTAATACCGACTGCATACAGGCAGTGAATGATATTCCTACGGGAGTCGCAAATATAATTGTTGCAGAAGGAGATAACAGTATAATTGTTATTCCGGGGGCAAACTATAAGGTTGACAGAGAAATAATTAACAAATATAAGGATGTTATACTGTCTGCGGATATAGTATTGCTTCAGCTTGAAATACCTCTTGAAGCTGTTGAGTATACATTGGATATCTGCACAAAAAATAATGTGAAAGTACTTTTGAATCCTGCACCGGCAGTTGAATTGAGCAGTTCAATGATAGAAAATGCATCGTATATAACACCTAATGAGCATGAACTGAAAATAATAATGGGGAAAAATACGGATGTGGAAGAAGAAATAAAAAGATATCCGAACAAACTGATTGTAACTCTGGGTTCAAAGGGCGTAAAATACTATGATGGCAGTGAAATGAAGCTTATTCCATCCAACAAAGTTGATGTTGTTGATACTACTGGAGCAGGAGATACCTTCTGCGGAGCACTGGCTGCAGCGTTGGTAAACGGGTCAGATCTTGAAGAGGCAATAATATTTGCAAACAAGGCTGCTGCATATTCCATAACAAAACTGGGTGCTCAAAGCGGAATGCCGACATTAGAACAATTGGAAAGTGGAAATATTGTAAAATAA
- a CDS encoding cold-shock protein, giving the protein MKTGIVKWFDSKKGFGFISCDDGKDVFVHFSAIVSDGFKTLEEGQKVNFDVVDGQKGPQASNVTVA; this is encoded by the coding sequence ATGAAAACAGGTATAGTTAAATGGTTTGATTCCAAGAAGGGTTTTGGTTTTATCTCTTGCGATGACGGAAAAGATGTGTTCGTACACTTCTCAGCAATCGTTTCAGATGGTTTTAAAACTCTGGAAGAAGGTCAAAAGGTAAACTTTGATGTAGTAGACGGTCAAAAAGGACCTCAGGCTAGCAACGTCACTGTAGCATAG
- a CDS encoding EAL and HDOD domain-containing protein: MDVYVARQPIFDRNMNVFGYELLYRRSMNNYYEGTDDNQATAELINNAFLTMHFRELTGGTNAFINFSQDMLIKEIPLLLPSDSTVVEVLERVEINEDVIEACKKLKENGYIIALDDFVFSESYLPLLDIAHIVKIEFPAVNLEEQHQLIKKYGNKIKFLAEKVETREEYQLALKMGYDYFQGYFFSKPVIIKGKEIDSLSINLMKILEEINKPEPEYKKIADIIETDLGLSYKLLKLANSVFFGSRNKILYTRQALVQLGLSEIRKWIYVMVLKDIQHVENKELIKTCFIRAKLMEHLAAETGRADRHFEYFTAGMLSSIDVLLNKDMNEIVEELVLSDDVKDALLGNDNEIKMMMDVVTTHELIEPKVLTVNEEDIGISRERFMSIYLETLMWVLKLDY, translated from the coding sequence ATGGATGTTTATGTGGCTAGACAGCCTATTTTTGATAGAAATATGAATGTGTTCGGTTATGAACTACTATATAGAAGAAGTATGAACAATTATTATGAGGGAACCGATGATAATCAAGCAACAGCTGAATTAATTAATAATGCATTTTTAACTATGCATTTCCGTGAACTTACAGGAGGTACAAATGCCTTTATAAATTTTTCGCAGGATATGCTTATTAAGGAAATACCTTTACTACTGCCGTCTGACTCAACGGTTGTGGAGGTTCTAGAAAGAGTTGAAATTAATGAAGACGTAATTGAGGCGTGCAAAAAGTTAAAAGAAAACGGATATATAATAGCTTTAGATGATTTTGTTTTTAGTGAATCATATTTACCGCTTTTAGATATTGCGCATATTGTAAAAATAGAATTTCCTGCAGTGAACTTGGAAGAACAGCATCAGCTTATTAAAAAGTATGGGAATAAAATCAAATTTTTGGCTGAGAAGGTTGAAACAAGAGAAGAATATCAATTGGCACTTAAAATGGGATATGATTATTTTCAGGGCTATTTTTTTAGTAAGCCCGTAATTATAAAGGGCAAAGAGATAGATAGTTTGAGCATAAACCTTATGAAAATATTAGAAGAAATAAATAAGCCAGAGCCGGAATATAAGAAAATAGCAGACATAATAGAAACCGACTTAGGTCTTTCGTATAAATTATTAAAGCTTGCTAATTCAGTGTTTTTCGGATCAAGGAACAAAATACTCTACACAAGGCAGGCATTAGTTCAACTAGGTTTATCAGAAATAAGAAAATGGATTTATGTAATGGTTCTAAAGGATATACAGCATGTTGAAAACAAGGAATTAATAAAGACATGCTTTATAAGAGCAAAATTAATGGAGCATTTGGCAGCAGAAACAGGCAGGGCGGATAGGCATTTTGAATATTTCACGGCCGGAATGCTTTCTTCTATTGATGTTCTGTTGAACAAAGACATGAATGAAATAGTGGAAGAGCTTGTGCTGTCAGATGACGTTAAAGATGCACTGCTTGGGAATGATAATGAAATAAAAATGATGATGGATGTGGTAACTACTCATGAGTTAATTGAACCTAAAGTATTGACGGTCAACGAAGAAGATATCGGAATATCCAGAGAAAGATTTATGAGTATTTATTTAGAAACTCTGATGTGGGTTTTAAAACTGGACTACTAG
- a CDS encoding M55 family metallopeptidase produces the protein MKVFISVDIEGITGVTSWSETTLGNSDYAQSADQMTKETVAACEGAIAMGAKEIFIKDAHDSARNIDITKLPRCAKLSRGWTNTPDSMVAGIDETFDAAIFIGYHSGAGTDGSPLAHTMNLGNNYIKINGERASEFVINSYLAAAYGVPVVFLSGDKMLCEKAKEFNKSIETLAVKEGNGGAAISINPDLACDLIKEGVKNGLKRVGACKIEMPEKFEVEINYKEHKDAKHASFYPGVEQADSHTVKYTSDSIEEFAVTKMFIL, from the coding sequence ATGAAAGTATTTATAAGTGTGGATATTGAAGGTATAACAGGTGTTACTTCCTGGAGCGAAACAACACTTGGCAACTCTGATTACGCACAGTCGGCTGACCAGATGACTAAAGAAACAGTCGCTGCATGCGAAGGCGCAATTGCTATGGGAGCAAAGGAAATATTTATAAAGGATGCTCATGATTCAGCAAGGAACATAGATATTACAAAACTACCCAGATGTGCAAAGCTCAGTCGTGGATGGACAAATACTCCTGATTCCATGGTAGCCGGAATAGATGAAACATTTGATGCGGCAATTTTTATAGGATACCATTCGGGAGCAGGTACAGACGGAAGTCCGCTGGCACATACCATGAACCTGGGAAATAATTATATTAAAATAAACGGAGAGAGAGCTTCAGAATTTGTAATAAATTCATACCTGGCAGCGGCTTACGGTGTGCCGGTTGTATTTTTAAGCGGAGATAAAATGCTATGTGAAAAAGCGAAGGAATTCAATAAATCCATTGAAACTCTTGCTGTCAAAGAAGGTAATGGAGGAGCTGCTATCAGTATAAATCCGGATTTGGCCTGCGATTTGATTAAAGAAGGAGTAAAAAATGGGCTGAAACGAGTAGGAGCATGCAAGATCGAAATGCCTGAAAAATTTGAAGTTGAAATAAATTACAAAGAACATAAGGATGCAAAGCACGCTTCATTTTATCCCGGAGTTGAGCAGGCAGATTCACACACAGTGAAATATACATCAGACAGCATAGAAGAATTTGCTGTAACAAAAATGTTTATATTATAA
- a CDS encoding ABC transporter ATP-binding protein, which translates to MNRLEIKNLTKTYGRKKANDDITITLENGVYGLLGPNGAGKTTLMKQITTLITPSKGEIIYNDKNIKGLDEKYRALIGYLPQEFGVYKNFSAKQFLQYVAALKGLSRKETTKKIDELLKLVGLYEVRNKAVGKFSGGMKRRVGIAQALLNDPKILVLDEPTAGLDPQERARFRNLLSQISKDKIIILSTHIISDIESIAKETIMIKDGAILMKGIHRDILKGMEGKVYSIKTTSENEVYEIQNKYKTVNIQRGVNDIAIRVISDKMPLYKETQDVEPKFEDVYMFYFDLENIREV; encoded by the coding sequence ATGAATAGACTTGAAATAAAAAATTTAACGAAAACCTATGGGAGAAAAAAAGCAAATGATGATATAACTATTACCCTTGAAAATGGTGTATACGGGCTTCTAGGACCTAATGGTGCTGGGAAGACTACTCTTATGAAACAAATAACAACCTTAATCACACCATCTAAGGGAGAAATTATCTACAATGATAAAAATATAAAAGGGTTAGATGAGAAATATAGAGCTTTAATAGGATACCTTCCACAGGAATTTGGTGTATATAAGAATTTTTCCGCAAAACAATTTTTACAGTATGTAGCAGCTCTAAAAGGATTAAGTAGAAAGGAAACTACAAAAAAAATAGATGAGCTTTTAAAACTTGTAGGATTATATGAAGTGAGAAATAAAGCAGTAGGTAAGTTTTCAGGTGGAATGAAGAGAAGAGTAGGAATTGCACAAGCATTATTAAATGATCCTAAGATTTTAGTGTTGGATGAGCCAACAGCAGGACTTGATCCTCAAGAAAGAGCAAGATTTAGAAATCTTCTTTCACAAATTTCTAAAGATAAGATTATAATACTTTCTACCCATATTATTTCAGATATAGAATCTATAGCAAAGGAAACCATTATGATAAAGGATGGAGCTATACTTATGAAAGGAATCCATCGAGATATTCTTAAAGGGATGGAAGGTAAAGTTTATAGCATAAAGACCACTAGTGAGAATGAGGTTTACGAAATACAAAATAAATACAAAACAGTCAACATTCAACGTGGTGTTAATGATATAGCCATCAGAGTTATAAGTGATAAGATGCCTTTATATAAAGAGACACAAGATGTAGAGCCAAAATTTGAGGATGTTTATATGTTCTACTTTGATTTAGAAAATATTAGGGAGGTGTAA
- a CDS encoding M20 family metallopeptidase translates to MDIQKRVDEIYRELVDIRRDFHKYPELSQNEFRTQKKIREYLTKWNIENYTCADTGVVGIIRGKKQGRCVGIRGDIDALPICEKNESEYSSVNSGVMHACGHDAHTAILLGVGKILKEMADSEESIKGNVKLFFQPAEETIGGGKRMVEEGCMQNPDVDYMLGLHVMPYIDAGKVELKYGKLNASTDSIKIVLKGKQAHGAYPDKGIDAIAMAGSIITSLQTIVSRNISPLNSAVISLGKISGGVKDNVVADEVEMSGTLRVLDDNTRIFVKQRIENVVKSTAAAFGGEGAVDFYDGYQALINNDEVVDIVKENAEKVLGSENIVYKEFPSLGAEDFSYFSDAAKGAFFHLGCGNSSKGITSAIHTDTFDIDEECLKTGVVLQVNNVLSLLEN, encoded by the coding sequence ATGGACATTCAAAAAAGAGTCGATGAAATATACAGGGAACTCGTTGACATAAGAAGGGATTTTCATAAATACCCTGAACTTAGCCAGAATGAATTTAGAACGCAAAAGAAAATCAGAGAATACTTAACTAAATGGAATATAGAAAACTATACATGCGCAGATACAGGAGTTGTAGGAATAATTCGAGGAAAAAAGCAAGGCAGGTGCGTAGGAATTAGAGGAGATATTGATGCGCTGCCTATTTGTGAAAAAAACGAATCGGAATATAGCTCCGTTAATAGCGGTGTTATGCACGCTTGCGGCCATGATGCCCATACAGCCATACTTCTGGGTGTTGGGAAGATATTAAAAGAAATGGCCGATTCAGAAGAGTCGATCAAAGGAAATGTGAAGCTGTTTTTTCAACCTGCCGAAGAAACCATAGGAGGTGGGAAAAGAATGGTGGAAGAAGGCTGTATGCAGAATCCTGACGTTGACTATATGCTGGGACTTCATGTAATGCCTTACATAGATGCAGGAAAAGTTGAGCTTAAGTACGGAAAGTTGAATGCTTCGACAGATTCAATAAAGATAGTGCTAAAAGGAAAACAGGCCCACGGAGCGTATCCCGACAAAGGAATAGATGCGATTGCAATGGCAGGTAGCATAATTACGTCACTTCAGACGATTGTAAGCAGAAATATTTCTCCACTTAATTCCGCAGTGATTTCCCTAGGTAAAATTTCAGGAGGAGTAAAGGACAACGTGGTAGCAGATGAAGTTGAGATGTCTGGAACATTAAGAGTCTTGGACGATAACACAAGAATTTTTGTTAAACAGAGAATTGAAAACGTTGTAAAGAGCACTGCTGCTGCATTTGGCGGTGAAGGAGCTGTAGATTTCTATGACGGATATCAGGCACTGATTAACAATGATGAGGTTGTGGATATAGTAAAGGAAAATGCTGAAAAGGTTTTAGGCAGTGAAAACATTGTATATAAAGAGTTTCCAAGTCTTGGTGCGGAAGATTTTTCATATTTTTCGGATGCTGCTAAGGGAGCATTTTTTCACCTTGGGTGCGGTAATAGTTCAAAAGGTATAACATCGGCAATTCATACAGATACGTTTGATATTGATGAAGAGTGCCTGAAGACAGGAGTAGTTCTGCAAGTTAATAATGTGCTTTCACTTTTGGAAAATTAG
- a CDS encoding cold-shock protein, with product MKTGTVKWFDSAKGFGFISGEDGKDVFVHFSAIAANGFKSLEEGQKVNYDVVEGARGPQAANVTVA from the coding sequence ATGAAAACAGGTACAGTTAAGTGGTTTGATTCGGCAAAGGGGTTTGGATTTATTTCAGGTGAAGACGGTAAAGATGTGTTTGTGCATTTTTCAGCAATTGCAGCTAACGGCTTTAAATCTTTGGAAGAAGGCCAAAAAGTTAACTATGATGTGGTTGAAGGTGCGCGTGGACCTCAGGCTGCAAATGTAACAGTAGCATAA
- a CDS encoding (2Fe-2S)-binding protein, which produces MNEEKCCSCCSTESKEPVIGEYVCYCNHVTEQDIIVAIENGALTVKDVIEATGAMKNSNCAVNNPKGVCCYSDIVYVFNKHSDKMKL; this is translated from the coding sequence ATGAATGAAGAAAAATGTTGTTCTTGTTGCAGTACGGAGAGCAAAGAGCCTGTTATTGGTGAATATGTTTGTTATTGTAACCATGTAACTGAACAAGATATAATAGTAGCAATTGAGAACGGAGCATTAACTGTAAAAGATGTAATTGAAGCAACTGGTGCTATGAAGAATAGCAATTGTGCAGTTAATAATCCTAAAGGGGTTTGCTGTTATTCAGATATAGTATATGTATTCAATAAACACTCAGATAAAATGAAATTGTAG
- a CDS encoding 4Fe-4S binding protein, producing the protein MGIEVCKNPNSSECIRCGDCMKACPTKAIEKR; encoded by the coding sequence ATGGGTATAGAAGTTTGTAAAAATCCGAATAGTTCGGAATGTATTCGATGTGGGGATTGTATGAAAGCATGTCCTACAAAAGCAATTGAAAAAAGATAA
- a CDS encoding response regulator transcription factor has translation MGNVIKEKKILIIDDEEDLLNLLSTVLIKEGFKKIYTAETGEKGLKLFKNVNPDFIILDIMLPDKEGYEICKKIRETSMVPILFLSAKSEELDRILGFALGGDDYVTKPFSPKEVAYRVKAHLKRNMIHFHEKKGILLGPFEINEEKMEVTKNGVILELKPKELKLFLYMAKHPNKIISKERICDEVWGEDYIGFDNTIMVHIRRLREKIEDNPSKPKHIINVKGLGYKLVVKDE, from the coding sequence ATGGGAAACGTAATAAAGGAAAAGAAAATATTAATTATAGATGATGAAGAAGATCTATTAAATTTATTATCAACTGTATTAATAAAGGAAGGTTTTAAAAAAATATATACAGCGGAAACAGGAGAGAAAGGGCTGAAGTTATTCAAGAATGTAAATCCTGATTTTATTATTTTAGATATTATGCTTCCGGATAAGGAAGGATATGAGATTTGCAAGAAAATTAGAGAAACCTCTATGGTTCCAATTTTATTTTTATCTGCAAAATCAGAGGAGCTGGATAGAATCCTTGGGTTTGCTTTAGGGGGAGATGACTATGTAACAAAACCCTTTAGCCCAAAAGAAGTTGCTTATAGGGTCAAAGCACACCTAAAAAGAAATATGATACATTTTCACGAGAAAAAGGGAATACTTTTAGGTCCTTTTGAAATAAATGAGGAAAAAATGGAAGTAACAAAGAATGGAGTGATTCTTGAGCTCAAGCCTAAGGAGTTGAAGTTATTTTTATATATGGCAAAGCATCCAAACAAAATTATTAGTAAAGAAAGAATTTGTGATGAGGTATGGGGAGAAGATTATATAGGCTTTGATAATACAATAATGGTACATATAAGAAGGCTTAGAGAAAAAATAGAAGATAATCCTTCTAAGCCTAAGCACATTATAAATGTTAAGGGTCTGGGATATAAACTGGTTGTAAAGGATGAGTAG